The Entomobacter blattae nucleotide sequence GACTTAGGTTCTGGCTCATGGGGCACTTCCATAAGCCAGTGAGTAAACCGATGAGAAGTCGAGGTCACGAGCCACATAGATGGAAACCACATCACCTTGCTGGTCATAAAGGGTGGGGGGAATATTGACCGTGTTCTGCAACACAGTATTGCCCATCTGGCTGGTCTGTTGCTGGGTATTGGAGGTGGAGATATTGGCCGTGTTGTGTTTTTGCGTGAGATTTGACAGCGTGCCAATAGTAGACTGGCTTAGGTCAGAGAACAGGCTGATCATCATTGCATCGCCAAAGCGGTCGAAGAAATGGGTATCGACCTGTCCCTCGATGCCAGCACTGCCCAATCGGTTGGTGCCGGGGCTATCAAGATTGACCACCACACCATCAGGATTGCGCAGACGTGTCCACAAGACAAAGATACGCTCCTGTCCGTGAGCAAGACCAGAAGAGACCTCCCCATCCACCACAGCCCCTTTGTCAATCAGACGGACTGTGCCATCAGCTGAAAACACATCCCGGCTGACCCGGCACGAGACCAGCCCTGCTACAGTGGTATCGAGCTCTGTTAATGTCCCACAGGTGATCATTGTTCCCTTGGGCACCATAAAGCGTGGATGGGCCATAACAGAAGCCAGAGCTGGGGCACGATGATCGCCTGAAAGTCTTCTGCTCAAGGCAGAACTTTCTTCAGACCTGCGTTCAGGCATCGGTTTTTTCTCGGCACTTCCTGTATCACTACCAGAACCTATGGAACCTCCAAACCCACTTTCCAGCCTGCGCTGCAAGGCCAGCTCTTCAGGAGTGGGACTATGCTTTTTAGGGCCTGACTGTGCAGCCAGAGGAGAGGCATTTGATGTTATCCCATGGGTTGCGTCAGGAGGTGGAAGCACCGTGAGAGCCTGTTTTTTGGGCTCTGGTCTGGGAGTTGTGGCTAACGTAAACTGGTGTTTGGGGACAGGAGCAGGAACAGGCCTGTTCTTTTGACTGTTCTCATGGGAGGAGATCCAGTTCTCATAGCCCAGATAGCCGAAAAACCCAAGGCAGCTCACGCCAGATAAAAAGAACAGGGCTTTTAGTCCTACGGCCCTTTTCTTGCGATCTGGTGTAAGAGGCAGTCTTGAGTCAATGGGCTCGTCATTCTGTCTGGTGCTGCCTTCAGGAGAGGGGCTGGAAGAGGGGGACTGGTAGAATGTATCGGTGTCAATGGTTTTAGGCATTTACTTATCCTCCTGTGCAGGGTTGGCGATACGCCGGACATAGGGGCTGGTTGTACCTGTGGGACGGCCAGCAAAAATAGCCCTTGGGTTGTAGGCGGTATTCCTGATGCCTATAACCTTATCCCCGGAGCGGATCACCCATTTTTCAGCCACCATCTGGGCCACTATGATGTTGTGGTTTTCTCCACTTACAGAGCTGTTGACCACACTTTCCTTACCGTCCTGTCCCATGACAAACAGGGTGGGCAGGTCTATTTTTTCAGGGAATTTGAAGTAGGTCAATTCTCCATTATCCCATACATTGACTGGCTTGATACTGTCTGCATCATCGCCTATCGCCATGGTGTAATTCAGGTTTTTGCGCCCAGAGATATAAGGGTTGGCAAAGGCACTCTGGATGGAGTGTTCCTGTACTTCTCTGGCTTCCTGCTTCTCGTCATCATCAGGATATTTGTAGGTCAGCTCTAATGTGGCCTGCCTGAGTTGCCATGGGCTTCTGATAAAGCCTTTTTTACCATCTTTACCTTCACTCTTTGAGGAAAGTTCCCCGATGTAGTGCAGCATGATGTGGTAGGTGTGTTTATCGGTAATAATGGTGAGATTGGTATCGGCATTTTCAGCAACGGGTTTGACAAAAAAGTGGTTTTTGACATGGGCAAAATCCCAGGCTTTTGAATCCCCAAAGGCATGGGCCAGATAGGTTTCCTGTGGAGAGACGGTAATATGGGTGGTCACTCCCACCACACTATCAATCACCACCGTATCCTGCGGGTTATACAGGGCTGACTTGATCCGGTAATCGTAAGGGGAAACCTGTTTGCGTTCCAGCCCATGGCTGGGGATGGAATAAAGAGAGAACAGGAAGGAAGAGGTCAGGGCAGCAGTCCATAAGAGGAGATACTGGTTTTCTCCGCTACGGCCCTCTCTGCCTTTACCAATTTTGTTCCTTGAAGAATGGGAAAAGGGTTTCATGATCATTCTCCTGCATTGGCAGCTTCTGGCTGCGCTTTAAAGGAGGTCACCTGAAAGCCAAGAGGGTTCAGGAAACGCTGTGAGGCTGTAAGCACCGTCTTCTGGTAGGAATAGGCTACTGTGGCGATCCAGTGCTTTTTCTCTTCAGGGATAGAACGGTTGGCGTATTTGTCCTGTGTGGTATAGCGGACAGTAGCGATCTGGTTCTCACGATCCAGAATGACAGAGACCAGATGAACCGTGCGGATCATGCTGTCCTGTAATTTCCTGTCCATGGCCTCATTACCGGAAAAGAGTTTGGCATAGTCACCAGCCACAACAGGCGAAGACATGACAGAGACAGCGTCATAATCCTGTTGAAGGGTATAATAGTCGTAGCCTTCATGATGGAGCACATATTGGCCCACCCAATATTGATCAATGACCTCGCCATAGGTTTTCTGCTCGGTCAGCAGGGAGACAGTGTTGATCTCTCCTGTATCCATGTTAATGGTCAGGATATGTTCAGGGATGGGCTGGGCGTAGCGGTGAATGGTATAGCCCAGTCCTGCCACACAGAACAGGCCAAGACAGAGTGAGAGGGTGGAGACCCTGCGTGAGAAATTGCGGCTGGAGATCAGTTCGGCCAAGAGGTCACGTTCCAGTCCAAGGGCTTTACTCTGATGGGCTGCAAGAGCCGTTTTAGTTAAGAATTTCATGAATGTCTTCTCCAGAAAAATTCAGGGTGAGAGGGGGTGTAAGGGATGCTGACACTGCGGGTGCTGGTATTTTGTTCTCTACTGCCTGCTTGATCAGAACTTCAGTGTTGGAAGGGGAAGTCTCCTGTCTGACAACAACCGAGGGCTGTTCAGAGGGCTGAACAGGTTTTGGGATTAAAGCCTGTGCTGTTTGGTCAGGGGCAGGAAGGGGAGTAGAAATAACAGTATTTATTTCAGGATTATTATTCCTGTTATTATTAAAATTATTTCTATTGGAAACAGCAGATATTTTCTTATGTTTACGCTCAATTTTCCTGTGTTCAACAGGGGGAGCTAAAACAATGGGATTGCCAGCATGGATTTGTGGCATATAAGGGCTGATCTCATCGGGAACAGTCCTGTTGACAGCTACATCACCGTCAAAGTCTGGCTCTGGAGGCAGTGTTTTGCCACAGGCCGCAAGAGTAATCAGTAAGGGAAGGGCCCAGGGGAAGGTATAGAAATATTTAGGGCAGAAAAAGGGGTTCATGGTTATCTCCGCAACAATAACAATGAACCATTATTAATATAAAAAATGATAAAAAACAAAAACTATTTAACAAACAAATTATAAAATAAAACAAAAAATATAAAAATAATATCCTTGTATTTGAATACACATTGTGTATCTAATAAATAAGAAAGGTAAAAATAAGGAGATTTATAGTGTCTGCGAACAGATCAGCGATCAATATAAAGATGCTTGAAGAAACGCGTCAATTAATTGATGCGGCAGCACAAATTACAGGAAAAACCAGAACGGAGTTTATAACA carries:
- the virB10 gene encoding type IV secretion system protein VirB10 — its product is MPKTIDTDTFYQSPSSSPSPEGSTRQNDEPIDSRLPLTPDRKKRAVGLKALFFLSGVSCLGFFGYLGYENWISSHENSQKNRPVPAPVPKHQFTLATTPRPEPKKQALTVLPPPDATHGITSNASPLAAQSGPKKHSPTPEELALQRRLESGFGGSIGSGSDTGSAEKKPMPERRSEESSALSRRLSGDHRAPALASVMAHPRFMVPKGTMITCGTLTELDTTVAGLVSCRVSRDVFSADGTVRLIDKGAVVDGEVSSGLAHGQERIFVLWTRLRNPDGVVVNLDSPGTNRLGSAGIEGQVDTHFFDRFGDAMMISLFSDLSQSTIGTLSNLTQKHNTANISTSNTQQQTSQMGNTVLQNTVNIPPTLYDQQGDVVSIYVARDLDFSSVYSLAYGSAP
- a CDS encoding TrbG/VirB9 family P-type conjugative transfer protein; translated protein: MKPFSHSSRNKIGKGREGRSGENQYLLLWTAALTSSFLFSLYSIPSHGLERKQVSPYDYRIKSALYNPQDTVVIDSVVGVTTHITVSPQETYLAHAFGDSKAWDFAHVKNHFFVKPVAENADTNLTIITDKHTYHIMLHYIGELSSKSEGKDGKKGFIRSPWQLRQATLELTYKYPDDDEKQEAREVQEHSIQSAFANPYISGRKNLNYTMAIGDDADSIKPVNVWDNGELTYFKFPEKIDLPTLFVMGQDGKESVVNSSVSGENHNIIVAQMVAEKWVIRSGDKVIGIRNTAYNPRAIFAGRPTGTTSPYVRRIANPAQEDK
- a CDS encoding virB8 family protein, which encodes MKFLTKTALAAHQSKALGLERDLLAELISSRNFSRRVSTLSLCLGLFCVAGLGYTIHRYAQPIPEHILTINMDTGEINTVSLLTEQKTYGEVIDQYWVGQYVLHHEGYDYYTLQQDYDAVSVMSSPVVAGDYAKLFSGNEAMDRKLQDSMIRTVHLVSVILDRENQIATVRYTTQDKYANRSIPEEKKHWIATVAYSYQKTVLTASQRFLNPLGFQVTSFKAQPEAANAGE